DNA sequence from the Nicotiana tomentosiformis chromosome 3, ASM39032v3, whole genome shotgun sequence genome:
AGCCTCTGAGCTGGATGTAGCAAACTTAGCTAACTAATCTGCCACTTGATTTGCCTCCTTAAAACAATGTGTAGAACTAACATCGGGTCGGTGCATTGCTTATGTGCATTTAGACTGCACCATTTATGTGCATTGCTTCCTTTCCATTACTCCATTGAGGATAGAAATGTTGCTGGTTAGGAAGAAATCCTAAGATTTGGGAAAGGCCAGAAGAGTTCCATTCCAGAAATATTTCATCGAAAATAACATAGACATGAACGTAAGCCATGAGGAGATTTATGGACTGACTACACGCCCATATAAGCTGATATCTacccctccgtttcaatttatgtgaacctgtttgattgggcacgaaatttaagaaaaaacgaaattttttggaatttgtggtcctaaataattcaaaaaggggcccagagtatttgtgtggttataaaagcttctcattaagagtagaattgtaagtttaagcaaaattattttcaaatttagaaaggggtcattatttttggaacggacaaaaaaaaaataggttcgGGAACGAAAATAGCATGAATTATGATTATGGAACCAGGACTCCCCCGCCATCTTTATTAGTACTTCGTTCAATTCTTATCACTCTTGATCAGTTTAAGTTGTATGCTAGCATTAAATGAATCTGTTCAGAAATGACCTAGGTAATTACAATAAAATAGCCTAGTTTTACAAGTGTAGTACCGGCCAAGAGGAAGGACATGTCATAGGAATAACAGAGAAGCATATATATGGCCATTTCTTATACGCCTTGAATATTCTCATGTCTCCAAAGACTTTTCCAAGCAATGATGAAAGAGACTAATATCGAAAAATATCTTCTTTTACTGGATTACGTAAAAGTAAAAACTACTTGGGGCAAAATGAGCAGAAAAATAGTTATTCATTGATATTATtcatcaattaattcattttttaTTTGTATTAATTATGGGTCATGTcgaattttttatttgttttgtaTTACCCGTTTTTGACCTGTCCATATCCAACCTGACCCGTCCGCTTCTGCCACTAGTTAAAACATAGCTGTTGCAACTTGCAAGAAGAAAATATCTTCCTTGTCTTTTGTTTATACTTCTGAGTTCTGTGCATCTATTAATAATCTACAAGCAGTGTTCCAATATTTACAACAGTAATGTTTTACGCAATGTACGTTGCTGGTTTAATCAGGAGTACAACAAATCGTGATTTGTTAAATCTATCATATATTCTAATGACAGCTTCCCAATTTTTCCTTCCAAATAATTCTAATACGCTTGCCAAATTGAATTCTTTAAAAGAGAGAAGCTTAACCAAGGAATAACATTTTCAGGTTCTTAAGAAATGTAAGGGTTgttaaaaattgaaagaaaaaaaaaaattgctgcACATTCCAATTTCTTTTGAGAAGAGAGGAGGAGAGATTATACTTCGACAActtaaaaaaattacttttggaaaAAAAcagtgtttggctaatcaatttgaaaaacaATTTTGAACAATAACTTGTGTTTGATCAAGtttttcaaaaagtatttttaTGTGTCAAATTATAAATAAGAACATAAATAGATTTGCTTAATAGTACGTAgataaataattacaaatatttattattaaagataataattaattttttattttatttaagtaaaatataaaaataaaattaaaaagtactttattctttcaatataatttaaatatatcaaaaattcatccaataaatatgaaagttcatcccaaaagtcattttatattacttaatagtttaaactaagtaatattattttggtatatataatattttgcaaagggtatttttggtatgaaaaaaaaagtcaaaactgcttctgcttctgatTCCGGAGAAAATTTACTTTTTTCTGCTCCTTCTAGTCAAAAGCACTTATTTTCATAAAAAAAACTTGATCAAACACctcgagaaaaaaaaaatactttttaaaaaataaaaaaaaaacaattttggCGTGGTAAGCCAAACAGGCTAGTAGTCCTAGCTAATTAGAATTATCAAGCTAGAAATAATGGAAAAAGAAGAAATTTTCCAACGTTTACTTTTCAAAGGCTGCTAAAAAGAGTTCCAAACAATAGAAACTCTGCCCCACTTAAACACTGCCATTTTCAGGCATTCAAGAACTAGCAGACTGCACTATATATATGTCTCCAAGCTTTTCTTGGCATTATCAGTAATGGAGATTTCCTCGGTTTTCATTACTTTGGGATGCTTACTAGCATTAGCTATTATTTCAAAAGTCATCATAGATCAATACCCCAAAAGAAAACTACCACCAGGTCCGAGGCAATGGCCAATTATAGGCAATTTGAACCTTCTCGGTTCACTCCCACATGAGTCTTTGCACCATCTTTTACAAAAATATGGAGATTTGATGTTCTTAAAGTTTGGTTCCAAACCTGTTCTTGTAGCATCATCTCCAGAAATGGCTAAAGAGTTCTTGAAAACACATGACGCCAGCTTTGCTTCTCGTCCTGCACTCTCTGCAGGTAAGTACACTAGCTATAACTACTCAGACATGACATGGGCACCTTATGGTGCATTCTGGCGACAAGCTCGAAAAATCTACCTCACCGAAATATTTAATCCCAAAAGGCTTGAGTCATTCAAGTATATTCGTGTTGAGGAAACACGAACTTTGATTTCTAGTCTTCACACTCTCTCAGGAAAGCCAGTTTTTCTCAAAGACCATTTACCTCGATTCACACTTAGCACTATGAGTAGGATGGTTATGAGTGGCAAGTACTATAGTGATGAATCAAAATCAAATACTTCAATAGTATCACTTGAAAAGTTGCAGTGGATGCTAGATGAATTCTTTTTACTTAATGGGGTGATCAATCTTGGGGATTGGGTACCTTTACTGAGTTGGTTCGACTCACAAGGGTACGTAAAGAGAATGAAGGCATTGGGAAAGAGTTTTGTAGAATTTCACAAGTCTGTTCTTGAAGATCACAAGGCAAAAGCAAAGGAGAATTCAGTTCCAAAGGACATGGTTGATGTCATATTGCAGCTGGCTGATGACCCTAATCTTGAAGTTAAGCTTACTAAGGATCACTTGATGGGATTAATACATGTAAGTTTTCTTGTTATATAAAAGTTTTTAGCATAATACAACAAAGTCCAAAAAGATCGTCCGCTTTCTTTTTAAAGGGTTGTAGCGACAATTAAACTACCTATCAAAGGAATATTTCgagtaatttattattatttttttgaaacCTAAAACTGCAAATCATTTGAAAAAGGCCAATCCCAgttttattttctcaaaatattctATTATAGCTCATAAAGCTTCAATCAGTTCATTTTaatacttattttttttttctttttggctatCTAAGCTAGGATTTGCTGGCAGGTGGAACAGATACTTCAGCTGCAGCAGTAGAATGGGCATTTCAAGAACTTTTGAGGAATCCAAAGGTTATAGAGAAGGCAAATCAGGAACTTAACAGAGTTATTGGCAAAGAACGATGGGTAGAAGAAGAGGACTTTTGTCGCCTACCATATATAGATGCCATAATCAAAGAGACATTTCGACTGCACCCACTATGTACATTGCTTCCTCCCCATTACTCAATTGAGGACTGTAATGTTGCTGGTTATGACATACCAAAGGGAACAACAGTATTTGTAAATGCATGGTCTTTAGGAAGAAATCCTAAGTATTGGGATAGGCCAGAAGAATTCATTCCAGAAAGGTTCTTAGAAAATGACATTGACATAAAGGGACAAAACTTCACACTGCTGCCATTTAGTTCAGGAAGGAGGAGGTGCCCCAGATATAGCCTTGGGATTAAGGTGGTCCGCACAACGATAGCTAACTTATTGCACGGGTTCAATTGGAAATTAACTGGAGGTATGAAAGCAGAGGATATAAGCATGGAGGAAATTTATGGATTGACTACACATCCAAAGAAGCCGACATCTATGATCATGGAACCAAGACTTAGCATCCATCTTTATTAGTACTTTATTGAGTTTATTAATCTTTATCAGTATATGTGGTTTACTACCATTGAGAACTCCTACTATTTGAAGAGATGCAATCCTAATTGAAATTCCTTTGCTTTCACTTGCGTTTAGCTCTGAGATATCTGTTACATGTATAAGCTGCAAATCTTGGATCCGCTTTAGGAAAGACTTAGCTAATTAAGTAGCCATTTTAAAAGTATACTGACccagaggactatctgtatagggtaaaatatgatatgacacgtggctcACTAAGAGGAAgacacgtggaatccaagatggGATGGCTGAGGACCAAACGCAGTCACTACGCTTGTCACTGGAACGGATAACGtgcataaaagtgtattaaatgaTATGCGTCtagtagcatttactaaggaatattctacagcattaagagtGACGGTCctttacagagaatttggcatttatgcttAACgctacatattcatcaatgaccctcataattggcattaaaggagggtatgatcctaggacctttttTCCTTAGGGagagctataaatagtgagctcagttaccattgtaaaggacacgaaatttctggcaagaatatatactatattctatacaaagctttatacaatttcactctcttgctttttgatctcataaTTGTTGTGTTCGGAAACCGTGTTCACGGAATcactatctttgctatttcatctaaatttcaaggctaagtgctttgtatttcttcgattattatattatttcaggatcaaattagttcatttGTCTAGAAACCAGGTATATATTAAATTGTCCTTCCCGAGCCCTGAATTTCCTAAGTATTGTGTGACTGATATTTTCTCAGTAGTGTTAGGCCAAGTTGTGCCCTGCTTGGTCCCCTCCCAGGACAGTGGGGTTGTATTCATGAGGCTATTATTATCTAATTTACTCTTATTCCAATGGTGGGAACAATAACGTCAAGATTTTCACaagaaaatatctttttttttgGCTTGTTTGTCCTCTATTTTTCATCACATGCACAAATTCAAGCATGACCCTAAAAATTTATGTCACTTCATCCATCACTGTATTTATCTACACTTCTGTGTAACTCCACAAAACCAAAACCATAGCTCCAATCTTCATCTTGCAACACTGACTTATACGCAATGCACATTGTTTTCAATTATAAGTGTAAATGAATCTCCAGGATGCCCGTTTATGAATGGACTACGATTATTATCTTAATAGACTAAAAgggaaaaacaaaaagaaataagaaaaaagacAAATTCCCTATTTTACCTAAGAGTTGTAGGAGTACTTGATTAATTAGCCAATGGTTTTACAAAAAGAATTTAATTGCACTGGATGGTTCTACAGATAAGTTCCAAAGTAAGAAAGGCTAAGGTCCACCTAGTCTCAAGTTATAATGATTCCAAATTAACTAAcctttttccttcaatttaaattcATAAAGAACTGCATGCGGCAGCTGATAGAGGAAAAAGTTCCATAAAGAAGAAAACTAGCAAGCTTTACACAACACATAGAAGGATGGCATTTCAATTTTTCAGAAATACTTAACCAAACAGAAACTCTTTCTCagcaaaagtattttttttaaaaacacttttgaaaaaagcacttctcaaaataagttgattttagaagATTGGCTAAACATGCCATTATTAGGTGACATTAGAGCcgtttttcaaaatatatttggCAATTTAAACCAATAatttgtgtttagatagtaaTCTTTATAAACATAAATGATTGGTTTTGATTTAACTACAATAATTTCGACTAACAACGTTCACAATTTTCCCAGATATTTTCTCcattctgatgtggaagatcagactatgctgcaaccacagagcatacttagacagtaccttggctctgataccaattgttgcggaagccaaatgtatatagtgtgaatgagtcacaactactataccaaaaattatgacaaccactaaataataaacaagacaataagacaacaataaaagaacaccagaatttacgaggttcggccaattttgcctacttcctcggacacaatcaatattttattccactctaaaattacaagtgaaataatactaaagagagaagatacaaatgccttaagaagataaaaggcaaatgagaggtgtatttaaatcctaaacattaggcctccttttatagggtgaaattctcattcaaaattgtcatccaccgatgtggtacttttgccaatttcaacaaatctccaccttggcaaaattccacatcttcaattttctctcaataacaaattttggttgtgtcttcatcttcaatctttagtgttcaacaatgttgatcaaatccaaacaatgttgaaacttgaccgcagtcaccacttttgtcagcatatcagcagggttctccgtagtatgaattttcttcaccgtgactccaccttcttctatgatttctcgtacgaaatgataccgaacatcaatgtgcttcgtccttgcatgataaacttggttcttcgctaattgaatagcactttgactatcacaaaaaattataatatttttttgttcaataccaagctcttttagcaacccctgaagccaaattgcctccttcacagcctccgtaatagccatgtactctgcctctgttgtagacaaagcaactgttgactgcaaagtagacttccaactaactggtgcctttgcaaaagtaaacacataaccagtagttgaccttcgtttgtccagatcacccgcaaaatctgagtcacaatatccaactacagaccgattgccttcctgctcaaaaactaacccaacatctacagtactatgaatataccgtagaatccatttcacagcttgccaatgctcctttcctggattatgcatatatctgctaataactccaacggcttgtgaaatgtcaggtctcgtacaaaccattgcatacatcaagctaccaacaacatttgcgtatggtacccttgacatatactcctgttcagtttcatcctttggcgacatagtagtacttagcttaaaatggggagcaagtggcgtactaattggcttagtcttcttatctatgccaaaacgctttagtactctcttcaaatattctttctgagataaacagagtttctttgtacgtctatctcttattatctccatgccaagaattttctttgcctcacccagatccttcatctcgaactcctccttcagttgaatcttcaacttatcaatttcttccgaattcttggaagttatcaacatatcatcaacatataggagaagatatacaaaggaaccatcattaagtttgcgcaaatacacacaatgatcgtatttgcttctcttgtacccttgtcgcaacataaacttgtcaaatcgcttgtaccattgtctagaagattgtttcaatccgtacaacgatttttcaagtttgcatactatattttcttttccagcaactttgaatccttctggctgagtcatgtagatttcctcctccaagtttccatgtaaaaacgcagtttttacatccatctgaactagttccaaatccaactgtgctaccaaagccaacataattctaatggaggaatgttttacaactggagaaaatacttcattgtaatcaattccctccttttgagcatatcctttggccaccaatcttgctttgtagcgaacatcttcttggttaggaaatccttctttctttgcaaatacccatttgcacccaattgctttctttcccttcgggagattggccaatttccatgtatgattctgatgaagggactgcatttcttcattcatggcaatcctccacttatcttcttctgaactttggattgcgtctttataagtggtaggaacaccatcagctacaattgaggttgcacaagcaaccgtctctataagacgaacaggtttcgttattgtcctttttggcctgctggttgctattgattcaagttgttgtcgaggttcctgagttggaatctccctttctactggctcttcttccagagggtaatcttcatgagtttcctcctctgcttcttgtgtaggaaaaataaattttccctcaaactccacctgctttgatgcaccaccagtttgtttgacatcttcaactgtcatcTTATTTGTTATggtagattcatcaaaggtaacatctctgctgaatataatattccttgtctctggacaccataagcggtatcctttgactccagaagtaatccccataaatatagccttctttgctctcggatccaattttgactctttcacatgatagtatgcaattgagccaaacacgtgcaaagaatcataatctacagcaggttttccataccatttttcaaatggtgtcttgccatcaatagcagcagatggtagacgattaatgaggtggcatgcatatgtaattgcctcagcccaaaattctttgcccaagccagcattggacaacatacaccgtaccttctccagtaaagtccggttcatacgttctgccactccattctgttgtggtgtatttctgacagtgaagtgtcggacgatgccatcattttcacagaccttattgaaatgatcatttttgtattcacctccattgtctgtgcgaatacacttgatcctcctgcctgtttgattctccaccatcgttttccatttgagaaaaattcccaacacttcatctttcctcttcattgtatacacccacactcttcgggaaaaatcatcaacaaaggttacaaaatagtgcttcccacccaatgaaggtgttttggaagcaccccaaacatcagagtgtacataatccaaaatgcctttagtattatggatcgctataccaaatttaacccttgtctgtttccctttgacacaatgctcgcaaaactccaagttgcaagtctttacgccttttaacaatccttgattagataaagctttcaaggattttcctccagcatgtcccaagcgcatgtgccatagcctggttgcttctgcctctttgtcatcactggatgtcactgttgctgtcccaataactgtgctaccacgatagcagtacatgttattgttcttccgattggccttcattaccactagtgcaccggagcatattctcatcactccattttctgcaatgattttgaacccttttgattctagggctcccacagagatgagattcttcttcaaacccggtacatatcgaacatctgttaatgttctgatcattccatcatggctccttaatcttattgaaccaatgccatatgaggtaagagggctgttatccgctgtgtggatgactccatattctccttcttgaaaattcacgaaccagtccttgttgggacacatatggtagctacaagccgagtccatcaaccatatgtctgatgatgttgataactctgttgtaactaatgagaagtctgaatcatcacaatcagctacatttgaatccataatggcctttccattgttatgtctggccttattcttcaacttcggacagtctttcttccagtgccccttttctcgacaaaaggcacattcatctttgctgggtctagatctcgacttggatcttcccttcttagtcctcgtttgattttgaggacgacccctcacaattagtgcttcttcttctccgcccttctgtttttctccctttctttgttcatagctgtacaaagctgaacaaacttctctgagagaaatttcgtcatttccatggagtagagtagtttcaaggtgctcgtactcattaggaagtgaccccaataacatcaaggccaagtcaccatcatcaaaagttgcatccatattttgcaa
Encoded proteins:
- the LOC104088899 gene encoding trimethyltridecatetraene synthase-like; amino-acid sequence: MEISSVFITLGCLLALAIISKVIIDQYPKRKLPPGPRQWPIIGNLNLLGSLPHESLHHLLQKYGDLMFLKFGSKPVLVASSPEMAKEFLKTHDASFASRPALSAGKYTSYNYSDMTWAPYGAFWRQARKIYLTEIFNPKRLESFKYIRVEETRTLISSLHTLSGKPVFLKDHLPRFTLSTMSRMVMSGKYYSDESKSNTSIVSLEKLQWMLDEFFLLNGVINLGDWVPLLSWFDSQGYVKRMKALGKSFVEFHKSVLEDHKAKAKENSVPKDMVDVILQLADDPNLEVKLTKDHLMGLIHDLLAGGTDTSAAAVEWAFQELLRNPKVIEKANQELNRVIGKERWVEEEDFCRLPYIDAIIKETFRLHPLCTLLPPHYSIEDCNVAGYDIPKGTTVFVNAWSLGRNPKYWDRPEEFIPERFLENDIDIKGQNFTLLPFSSGRRRCPRYSLGIKVVRTTIANLLHGFNWKLTGGMKAEDISMEEIYGLTTHPKKPTSMIMEPRLSIHLY